A DNA window from Linepithema humile isolate Giens D197 chromosome 6, Lhum_UNIL_v1.0, whole genome shotgun sequence contains the following coding sequences:
- the gro gene encoding protein groucho isoform X4 has protein sequence MYPAPARHPAAPGGGGSGGAAGGLKFTVADTCERIKEEFNFIQQQYHSLKLECEKLASEKTEMQRHYVMYYEMSYGLNVEMHKQTEIAKRLNAIIAQLLPFLAQEHQQQVANAVERAKQVTMSELNAIIGQQQQQGLQQLLQQIHAQQLPHGAVVGGLPPGGLLGFAGAAAAAAAAGVPPHLAPPPHPAAAAAVQAQAQALLKPADLQQHRAAAETPEDRKPIALPDERLGHRSVSPPEKFRSRTPDLESDPKRRKEEKLGHESDAEKSDQDLVVDVANEEASSPHANGEHSDPRENGTLEKLGAPGHVGGPASGAGSASVKDRPPSRSGSSSARSTPSLKSKDVDKPGTPVAAARGSRSCTPTMGGIPGPLASRVYHPPSSQQTPPQGYQGLPSRGNEPPQSPSPYSNLPYARPSMLGFDSHMRISASNGLNNIAGGKPAYSYHMNGEGQLQPVPFPTDALVGPGIPRHARQINTLTHGEVVCAVTISNPTKYVYTGGKGCVKVWDIGQSVGSASVKPVSQLDCLQRDNYIRSVKLLPDGRTLIVGGEASQLSIWDLASPTPRIKAELTSSAPACYALAISPDSKVCFSCCSDGNIAVWDLQNQTLVRQFQGHTDGASCIDISADGSKLWTGGLDNTVRSWDLREGRQLQQHDFTSQIFSLGYCPTGEWLAVGMENSNVEVLHATKSDKYQLHLHESCVLSLRFASCGKWFVSTGKDNLLNAWRTPYGASIFQSKESSSVLSCDISADDKYIVTGSGDKKATVYEVIY, from the exons TACTATGAGATGTCGTACGGCCTCAACGTTGAAATGCACAAGCAG ACTGAAATTGCCAAGAGGCTGAACGCGATAATCGCGCAACTGCTTCCGTTCCTAGCGCAAGAG CATCAGCAGCAGGTGGCCAACGCCGTTGAGAGGGCAAAGCAAGTCACCATGTCCGAATTGAATGCCATTATCGGG cagcaacagcaacaagGTCTCCAGCAACTATTG CAACAGATCCATGCGCAGCAACTGCCCCATGGCGCGGTGGTCGGCGGTCTTCCGCCAGGCGGTCTGCTAGGCTTCGCAGGTGCGGCCGCGGCGGCCGCAGCCGCGGGTGTGCCGCCGCACTTGGCGCCGCCGCCGCATCCCGCGGCCGCGGCTGCGGTCCAGGCACAGGCGCAAGCGCTTCTGAAGCCCGCCGATCTGCAGCAACATCGCGCGGCCGCGGAGACACCTGAGGACCGTAAACCGATCGCACTGCCGGACGAGAGGCTCGGCCACCGTTCGGTCTCACCGCCTGAGAAATTTCGCAGCCGCACGCCCGACCTCGAGAGCGACCCCAAGAGACGAAAGGAGGAGAAGTTAGGACAT GAGAGCGATGCCGAGAAGAGCGACCAGGACTTGGTAGTCGACGTAGCGAACGAG GAGGCGTCGTCACCGCATGCAAATGGGGAACACTCGGATCCGCGCGAAAACGGCACCCTGGAGAAGCTGGGCGCGCCAGGCCACGTTGGCGGACCGGCATCCGGTGCAGGCTCGGCGTCCGTAAAGGATAGGCCGCCGTCGCGCAGCGGCAGTTCCTCCGCCCGTAGCACGCCGTCTCTGAAAAGTAAAGAT GTCGACAAGCCGGGTACACCTGTGGCGGCGGCGAGGGGCTCGCGCAGTTGTACGCCAACTATGGGCGGCATCCCTGGGCCCTTGGCATCGCGGGTCTATCATCCGCCATCGTCGCAGCAAACGCCACCGCAGGGTTATCAGGGCTTGCCATCCCGCGGCAATGAGCCGCCGCAGTCGCCCTCGCCATACAGCAACTTGCCATACGCGCGGCCCTCGATG CTCGGTTTCGACAGTCACATGAGAATATCAGCGAGTAACGGACTGAATAACATCGCGGGTGGCAAACC AGCATATTCCTACCATATGAACGGCGAGGGCCAACTGCAGCCCGTACCATTCCCCACGGACGCTCTAGTAGGACCGGGTATCCCGCGTCACGCGCGCCAGATTAATACCCTAACTCACGGCGAGGTGGTCTGCGCCGTAACGATCTCGAATCCGACCAAGTACGTCTACACCGGCGGCAAGGGTTGCGTCAAGGTTTGGGATATCGGCCAGAGCGTCGGCAGCGCGAGCGTGAAACCGGTTTCGCAGCTGGATTGTTTGCAGCGTGACAATTATATTAG ATCCGTGAAGCTGCTACCTGACGGAAGGACGCTGATAGTCGGCGGGGAGGCAAGTCAATTGAGCATCTGGGATCTAGCTAGTCCCACGCCTAGAATCAAGGCGGAATTGACTTCCTCGGCGCCTGCCTGCTACGCGCTGGCAATATCTCCGGACTCCAAGGTCTGCTTCAGCTGTTGTAGTGACGGAAACATTGCCGTGTGGGATCTGCAGAATCAAACGCTGGTCAGGCAGTTCCAAGGACATACGGATGGCGCGTCCTGCATCGACATCTCCGCCGATGGATCGAAACTGTGGACTGGTGGCCTCGACAACACCGTACGATCGTGGGATCTTCGTGAAGGCAGGCAGTTGCAACAGCACGATTTTACCTCGCAAATATTCTCGCTGGGCTACTGTCCCACCGGCGAATGGCTGGCCGTCGGCATGGAAAACTCAAACGTAGAGGTGCTTCACGCCACCAAGTCCGACAAGTATCAGCTGCATTTGCACGAATCCTGCGTGCTGTCCCTGCGTTTCGCCTCTTGCGGCAAGTGGTTTGTTTCCACCGGCAAGGACAATCTCCTAAACGCATGGCGCACGCCGTACGGTGCTTCAATATTTCAG TCTAAGGAGTCGTCGTCGGTGCTGAGTTGCGACATTTCTGCGGACGACAAGTACATCGTGACCGGATCCGGCGATAAGAAGGCCACTGTATACGAAGTGATTTACTAA
- the gro gene encoding protein groucho isoform X3 — protein sequence MYPAPARHPAAPGGGGSGGAAGGLKFTVADTCERIKEEFNFIQQQYHSLKLECEKLASEKTEMQRHYVMVRHFYYEMSYGLNVEMHKQTEIAKRLNAIIAQLLPFLAQEHQQQVANAVERAKQVTMSELNAIIGQQQQQGLQQLLQQIHAQQLPHGAVVGGLPPGGLLGFAGAAAAAAAAGVPPHLAPPPHPAAAAAVQAQAQALLKPADLQQHRAAAETPEDRKPIALPDERLGHRSVSPPEKFRSRTPDLESDPKRRKEEKLGHESDAEKSDQDLVVDVANEASSPHANGEHSDPRENGTLEKLGAPGHVGGPASGAGSASVKDRPPSRSGSSSARSTPSLKSKDVDKPGTPVAAARGSRSCTPTMGGIPGPLASRVYHPPSSQQTPPQGYQGLPSRGNEPPQSPSPYSNLPYARPSMLGFDSHMRISASNGLNNIAGGKPAYSYHMNGEGQLQPVPFPTDALVGPGIPRHARQINTLTHGEVVCAVTISNPTKYVYTGGKGCVKVWDIGQSVGSASVKPVSQLDCLQRDNYIRSVKLLPDGRTLIVGGEASQLSIWDLASPTPRIKAELTSSAPACYALAISPDSKVCFSCCSDGNIAVWDLQNQTLVRQFQGHTDGASCIDISADGSKLWTGGLDNTVRSWDLREGRQLQQHDFTSQIFSLGYCPTGEWLAVGMENSNVEVLHATKSDKYQLHLHESCVLSLRFASCGKWFVSTGKDNLLNAWRTPYGASIFQSKESSSVLSCDISADDKYIVTGSGDKKATVYEVIY from the exons TACTATGAGATGTCGTACGGCCTCAACGTTGAAATGCACAAGCAG ACTGAAATTGCCAAGAGGCTGAACGCGATAATCGCGCAACTGCTTCCGTTCCTAGCGCAAGAG CATCAGCAGCAGGTGGCCAACGCCGTTGAGAGGGCAAAGCAAGTCACCATGTCCGAATTGAATGCCATTATCGGG cagcaacagcaacaagGTCTCCAGCAACTATTG CAACAGATCCATGCGCAGCAACTGCCCCATGGCGCGGTGGTCGGCGGTCTTCCGCCAGGCGGTCTGCTAGGCTTCGCAGGTGCGGCCGCGGCGGCCGCAGCCGCGGGTGTGCCGCCGCACTTGGCGCCGCCGCCGCATCCCGCGGCCGCGGCTGCGGTCCAGGCACAGGCGCAAGCGCTTCTGAAGCCCGCCGATCTGCAGCAACATCGCGCGGCCGCGGAGACACCTGAGGACCGTAAACCGATCGCACTGCCGGACGAGAGGCTCGGCCACCGTTCGGTCTCACCGCCTGAGAAATTTCGCAGCCGCACGCCCGACCTCGAGAGCGACCCCAAGAGACGAAAGGAGGAGAAGTTAGGACAT GAGAGCGATGCCGAGAAGAGCGACCAGGACTTGGTAGTCGACGTAGCGAACGAG GCGTCGTCACCGCATGCAAATGGGGAACACTCGGATCCGCGCGAAAACGGCACCCTGGAGAAGCTGGGCGCGCCAGGCCACGTTGGCGGACCGGCATCCGGTGCAGGCTCGGCGTCCGTAAAGGATAGGCCGCCGTCGCGCAGCGGCAGTTCCTCCGCCCGTAGCACGCCGTCTCTGAAAAGTAAAGAT GTCGACAAGCCGGGTACACCTGTGGCGGCGGCGAGGGGCTCGCGCAGTTGTACGCCAACTATGGGCGGCATCCCTGGGCCCTTGGCATCGCGGGTCTATCATCCGCCATCGTCGCAGCAAACGCCACCGCAGGGTTATCAGGGCTTGCCATCCCGCGGCAATGAGCCGCCGCAGTCGCCCTCGCCATACAGCAACTTGCCATACGCGCGGCCCTCGATG CTCGGTTTCGACAGTCACATGAGAATATCAGCGAGTAACGGACTGAATAACATCGCGGGTGGCAAACC AGCATATTCCTACCATATGAACGGCGAGGGCCAACTGCAGCCCGTACCATTCCCCACGGACGCTCTAGTAGGACCGGGTATCCCGCGTCACGCGCGCCAGATTAATACCCTAACTCACGGCGAGGTGGTCTGCGCCGTAACGATCTCGAATCCGACCAAGTACGTCTACACCGGCGGCAAGGGTTGCGTCAAGGTTTGGGATATCGGCCAGAGCGTCGGCAGCGCGAGCGTGAAACCGGTTTCGCAGCTGGATTGTTTGCAGCGTGACAATTATATTAG ATCCGTGAAGCTGCTACCTGACGGAAGGACGCTGATAGTCGGCGGGGAGGCAAGTCAATTGAGCATCTGGGATCTAGCTAGTCCCACGCCTAGAATCAAGGCGGAATTGACTTCCTCGGCGCCTGCCTGCTACGCGCTGGCAATATCTCCGGACTCCAAGGTCTGCTTCAGCTGTTGTAGTGACGGAAACATTGCCGTGTGGGATCTGCAGAATCAAACGCTGGTCAGGCAGTTCCAAGGACATACGGATGGCGCGTCCTGCATCGACATCTCCGCCGATGGATCGAAACTGTGGACTGGTGGCCTCGACAACACCGTACGATCGTGGGATCTTCGTGAAGGCAGGCAGTTGCAACAGCACGATTTTACCTCGCAAATATTCTCGCTGGGCTACTGTCCCACCGGCGAATGGCTGGCCGTCGGCATGGAAAACTCAAACGTAGAGGTGCTTCACGCCACCAAGTCCGACAAGTATCAGCTGCATTTGCACGAATCCTGCGTGCTGTCCCTGCGTTTCGCCTCTTGCGGCAAGTGGTTTGTTTCCACCGGCAAGGACAATCTCCTAAACGCATGGCGCACGCCGTACGGTGCTTCAATATTTCAG TCTAAGGAGTCGTCGTCGGTGCTGAGTTGCGACATTTCTGCGGACGACAAGTACATCGTGACCGGATCCGGCGATAAGAAGGCCACTGTATACGAAGTGATTTACTAA
- the gro gene encoding protein groucho isoform X2, whose protein sequence is MYPAPARHPAAPGGGGSGGAAGGLKFTVADTCERIKEEFNFIQQQYHSLKLECEKLASEKTEMQRHYVMVRHFYYEMSYGLNVEMHKQTEIAKRLNAIIAQLLPFLAQEHQQQVANAVERAKQVTMSELNAIIGQQQQGLQQLLQQIHAQQLPHGAVVGGLPPGGLLGFAGAAAAAAAAGVPPHLAPPPHPAAAAAVQAQAQALLKPADLQQHRAAAETPEDRKPIALPDERLGHRSVSPPEKFRSRTPDLESDPKRRKEEKLGHESDAEKSDQDLVVDVANEEASSPHANGEHSDPRENGTLEKLGAPGHVGGPASGAGSASVKDRPPSRSGSSSARSTPSLKSKDVDKPGTPVAAARGSRSCTPTMGGIPGPLASRVYHPPSSQQTPPQGYQGLPSRGNEPPQSPSPYSNLPYARPSMLGFDSHMRISASNGLNNIAGGKPAYSYHMNGEGQLQPVPFPTDALVGPGIPRHARQINTLTHGEVVCAVTISNPTKYVYTGGKGCVKVWDIGQSVGSASVKPVSQLDCLQRDNYIRSVKLLPDGRTLIVGGEASQLSIWDLASPTPRIKAELTSSAPACYALAISPDSKVCFSCCSDGNIAVWDLQNQTLVRQFQGHTDGASCIDISADGSKLWTGGLDNTVRSWDLREGRQLQQHDFTSQIFSLGYCPTGEWLAVGMENSNVEVLHATKSDKYQLHLHESCVLSLRFASCGKWFVSTGKDNLLNAWRTPYGASIFQSKESSSVLSCDISADDKYIVTGSGDKKATVYEVIY, encoded by the exons TACTATGAGATGTCGTACGGCCTCAACGTTGAAATGCACAAGCAG ACTGAAATTGCCAAGAGGCTGAACGCGATAATCGCGCAACTGCTTCCGTTCCTAGCGCAAGAG CATCAGCAGCAGGTGGCCAACGCCGTTGAGAGGGCAAAGCAAGTCACCATGTCCGAATTGAATGCCATTATCGGG caacagcaacaagGTCTCCAGCAACTATTG CAACAGATCCATGCGCAGCAACTGCCCCATGGCGCGGTGGTCGGCGGTCTTCCGCCAGGCGGTCTGCTAGGCTTCGCAGGTGCGGCCGCGGCGGCCGCAGCCGCGGGTGTGCCGCCGCACTTGGCGCCGCCGCCGCATCCCGCGGCCGCGGCTGCGGTCCAGGCACAGGCGCAAGCGCTTCTGAAGCCCGCCGATCTGCAGCAACATCGCGCGGCCGCGGAGACACCTGAGGACCGTAAACCGATCGCACTGCCGGACGAGAGGCTCGGCCACCGTTCGGTCTCACCGCCTGAGAAATTTCGCAGCCGCACGCCCGACCTCGAGAGCGACCCCAAGAGACGAAAGGAGGAGAAGTTAGGACAT GAGAGCGATGCCGAGAAGAGCGACCAGGACTTGGTAGTCGACGTAGCGAACGAG GAGGCGTCGTCACCGCATGCAAATGGGGAACACTCGGATCCGCGCGAAAACGGCACCCTGGAGAAGCTGGGCGCGCCAGGCCACGTTGGCGGACCGGCATCCGGTGCAGGCTCGGCGTCCGTAAAGGATAGGCCGCCGTCGCGCAGCGGCAGTTCCTCCGCCCGTAGCACGCCGTCTCTGAAAAGTAAAGAT GTCGACAAGCCGGGTACACCTGTGGCGGCGGCGAGGGGCTCGCGCAGTTGTACGCCAACTATGGGCGGCATCCCTGGGCCCTTGGCATCGCGGGTCTATCATCCGCCATCGTCGCAGCAAACGCCACCGCAGGGTTATCAGGGCTTGCCATCCCGCGGCAATGAGCCGCCGCAGTCGCCCTCGCCATACAGCAACTTGCCATACGCGCGGCCCTCGATG CTCGGTTTCGACAGTCACATGAGAATATCAGCGAGTAACGGACTGAATAACATCGCGGGTGGCAAACC AGCATATTCCTACCATATGAACGGCGAGGGCCAACTGCAGCCCGTACCATTCCCCACGGACGCTCTAGTAGGACCGGGTATCCCGCGTCACGCGCGCCAGATTAATACCCTAACTCACGGCGAGGTGGTCTGCGCCGTAACGATCTCGAATCCGACCAAGTACGTCTACACCGGCGGCAAGGGTTGCGTCAAGGTTTGGGATATCGGCCAGAGCGTCGGCAGCGCGAGCGTGAAACCGGTTTCGCAGCTGGATTGTTTGCAGCGTGACAATTATATTAG ATCCGTGAAGCTGCTACCTGACGGAAGGACGCTGATAGTCGGCGGGGAGGCAAGTCAATTGAGCATCTGGGATCTAGCTAGTCCCACGCCTAGAATCAAGGCGGAATTGACTTCCTCGGCGCCTGCCTGCTACGCGCTGGCAATATCTCCGGACTCCAAGGTCTGCTTCAGCTGTTGTAGTGACGGAAACATTGCCGTGTGGGATCTGCAGAATCAAACGCTGGTCAGGCAGTTCCAAGGACATACGGATGGCGCGTCCTGCATCGACATCTCCGCCGATGGATCGAAACTGTGGACTGGTGGCCTCGACAACACCGTACGATCGTGGGATCTTCGTGAAGGCAGGCAGTTGCAACAGCACGATTTTACCTCGCAAATATTCTCGCTGGGCTACTGTCCCACCGGCGAATGGCTGGCCGTCGGCATGGAAAACTCAAACGTAGAGGTGCTTCACGCCACCAAGTCCGACAAGTATCAGCTGCATTTGCACGAATCCTGCGTGCTGTCCCTGCGTTTCGCCTCTTGCGGCAAGTGGTTTGTTTCCACCGGCAAGGACAATCTCCTAAACGCATGGCGCACGCCGTACGGTGCTTCAATATTTCAG TCTAAGGAGTCGTCGTCGGTGCTGAGTTGCGACATTTCTGCGGACGACAAGTACATCGTGACCGGATCCGGCGATAAGAAGGCCACTGTATACGAAGTGATTTACTAA
- the gro gene encoding protein groucho isoform X5 — MYPAPARHPAAPGGGGSGGAAGGLKFTVADTCERIKEEFNFIQQQYHSLKLECEKLASEKTEMQRHYVMYYEMSYGLNVEMHKQTEIAKRLNAIIAQLLPFLAQEHQQQVANAVERAKQVTMSELNAIIGQQQQGLQQLLQQIHAQQLPHGAVVGGLPPGGLLGFAGAAAAAAAAGVPPHLAPPPHPAAAAAVQAQAQALLKPADLQQHRAAAETPEDRKPIALPDERLGHRSVSPPEKFRSRTPDLESDPKRRKEEKLGHESDAEKSDQDLVVDVANEEASSPHANGEHSDPRENGTLEKLGAPGHVGGPASGAGSASVKDRPPSRSGSSSARSTPSLKSKDVDKPGTPVAAARGSRSCTPTMGGIPGPLASRVYHPPSSQQTPPQGYQGLPSRGNEPPQSPSPYSNLPYARPSMLGFDSHMRISASNGLNNIAGGKPAYSYHMNGEGQLQPVPFPTDALVGPGIPRHARQINTLTHGEVVCAVTISNPTKYVYTGGKGCVKVWDIGQSVGSASVKPVSQLDCLQRDNYIRSVKLLPDGRTLIVGGEASQLSIWDLASPTPRIKAELTSSAPACYALAISPDSKVCFSCCSDGNIAVWDLQNQTLVRQFQGHTDGASCIDISADGSKLWTGGLDNTVRSWDLREGRQLQQHDFTSQIFSLGYCPTGEWLAVGMENSNVEVLHATKSDKYQLHLHESCVLSLRFASCGKWFVSTGKDNLLNAWRTPYGASIFQSKESSSVLSCDISADDKYIVTGSGDKKATVYEVIY; from the exons TACTATGAGATGTCGTACGGCCTCAACGTTGAAATGCACAAGCAG ACTGAAATTGCCAAGAGGCTGAACGCGATAATCGCGCAACTGCTTCCGTTCCTAGCGCAAGAG CATCAGCAGCAGGTGGCCAACGCCGTTGAGAGGGCAAAGCAAGTCACCATGTCCGAATTGAATGCCATTATCGGG caacagcaacaagGTCTCCAGCAACTATTG CAACAGATCCATGCGCAGCAACTGCCCCATGGCGCGGTGGTCGGCGGTCTTCCGCCAGGCGGTCTGCTAGGCTTCGCAGGTGCGGCCGCGGCGGCCGCAGCCGCGGGTGTGCCGCCGCACTTGGCGCCGCCGCCGCATCCCGCGGCCGCGGCTGCGGTCCAGGCACAGGCGCAAGCGCTTCTGAAGCCCGCCGATCTGCAGCAACATCGCGCGGCCGCGGAGACACCTGAGGACCGTAAACCGATCGCACTGCCGGACGAGAGGCTCGGCCACCGTTCGGTCTCACCGCCTGAGAAATTTCGCAGCCGCACGCCCGACCTCGAGAGCGACCCCAAGAGACGAAAGGAGGAGAAGTTAGGACAT GAGAGCGATGCCGAGAAGAGCGACCAGGACTTGGTAGTCGACGTAGCGAACGAG GAGGCGTCGTCACCGCATGCAAATGGGGAACACTCGGATCCGCGCGAAAACGGCACCCTGGAGAAGCTGGGCGCGCCAGGCCACGTTGGCGGACCGGCATCCGGTGCAGGCTCGGCGTCCGTAAAGGATAGGCCGCCGTCGCGCAGCGGCAGTTCCTCCGCCCGTAGCACGCCGTCTCTGAAAAGTAAAGAT GTCGACAAGCCGGGTACACCTGTGGCGGCGGCGAGGGGCTCGCGCAGTTGTACGCCAACTATGGGCGGCATCCCTGGGCCCTTGGCATCGCGGGTCTATCATCCGCCATCGTCGCAGCAAACGCCACCGCAGGGTTATCAGGGCTTGCCATCCCGCGGCAATGAGCCGCCGCAGTCGCCCTCGCCATACAGCAACTTGCCATACGCGCGGCCCTCGATG CTCGGTTTCGACAGTCACATGAGAATATCAGCGAGTAACGGACTGAATAACATCGCGGGTGGCAAACC AGCATATTCCTACCATATGAACGGCGAGGGCCAACTGCAGCCCGTACCATTCCCCACGGACGCTCTAGTAGGACCGGGTATCCCGCGTCACGCGCGCCAGATTAATACCCTAACTCACGGCGAGGTGGTCTGCGCCGTAACGATCTCGAATCCGACCAAGTACGTCTACACCGGCGGCAAGGGTTGCGTCAAGGTTTGGGATATCGGCCAGAGCGTCGGCAGCGCGAGCGTGAAACCGGTTTCGCAGCTGGATTGTTTGCAGCGTGACAATTATATTAG ATCCGTGAAGCTGCTACCTGACGGAAGGACGCTGATAGTCGGCGGGGAGGCAAGTCAATTGAGCATCTGGGATCTAGCTAGTCCCACGCCTAGAATCAAGGCGGAATTGACTTCCTCGGCGCCTGCCTGCTACGCGCTGGCAATATCTCCGGACTCCAAGGTCTGCTTCAGCTGTTGTAGTGACGGAAACATTGCCGTGTGGGATCTGCAGAATCAAACGCTGGTCAGGCAGTTCCAAGGACATACGGATGGCGCGTCCTGCATCGACATCTCCGCCGATGGATCGAAACTGTGGACTGGTGGCCTCGACAACACCGTACGATCGTGGGATCTTCGTGAAGGCAGGCAGTTGCAACAGCACGATTTTACCTCGCAAATATTCTCGCTGGGCTACTGTCCCACCGGCGAATGGCTGGCCGTCGGCATGGAAAACTCAAACGTAGAGGTGCTTCACGCCACCAAGTCCGACAAGTATCAGCTGCATTTGCACGAATCCTGCGTGCTGTCCCTGCGTTTCGCCTCTTGCGGCAAGTGGTTTGTTTCCACCGGCAAGGACAATCTCCTAAACGCATGGCGCACGCCGTACGGTGCTTCAATATTTCAG TCTAAGGAGTCGTCGTCGGTGCTGAGTTGCGACATTTCTGCGGACGACAAGTACATCGTGACCGGATCCGGCGATAAGAAGGCCACTGTATACGAAGTGATTTACTAA
- the gro gene encoding protein groucho isoform X1 — MYPAPARHPAAPGGGGSGGAAGGLKFTVADTCERIKEEFNFIQQQYHSLKLECEKLASEKTEMQRHYVMVRHFYYEMSYGLNVEMHKQTEIAKRLNAIIAQLLPFLAQEHQQQVANAVERAKQVTMSELNAIIGQQQQQGLQQLLQQIHAQQLPHGAVVGGLPPGGLLGFAGAAAAAAAAGVPPHLAPPPHPAAAAAVQAQAQALLKPADLQQHRAAAETPEDRKPIALPDERLGHRSVSPPEKFRSRTPDLESDPKRRKEEKLGHESDAEKSDQDLVVDVANEEASSPHANGEHSDPRENGTLEKLGAPGHVGGPASGAGSASVKDRPPSRSGSSSARSTPSLKSKDVDKPGTPVAAARGSRSCTPTMGGIPGPLASRVYHPPSSQQTPPQGYQGLPSRGNEPPQSPSPYSNLPYARPSMLGFDSHMRISASNGLNNIAGGKPAYSYHMNGEGQLQPVPFPTDALVGPGIPRHARQINTLTHGEVVCAVTISNPTKYVYTGGKGCVKVWDIGQSVGSASVKPVSQLDCLQRDNYIRSVKLLPDGRTLIVGGEASQLSIWDLASPTPRIKAELTSSAPACYALAISPDSKVCFSCCSDGNIAVWDLQNQTLVRQFQGHTDGASCIDISADGSKLWTGGLDNTVRSWDLREGRQLQQHDFTSQIFSLGYCPTGEWLAVGMENSNVEVLHATKSDKYQLHLHESCVLSLRFASCGKWFVSTGKDNLLNAWRTPYGASIFQSKESSSVLSCDISADDKYIVTGSGDKKATVYEVIY, encoded by the exons TACTATGAGATGTCGTACGGCCTCAACGTTGAAATGCACAAGCAG ACTGAAATTGCCAAGAGGCTGAACGCGATAATCGCGCAACTGCTTCCGTTCCTAGCGCAAGAG CATCAGCAGCAGGTGGCCAACGCCGTTGAGAGGGCAAAGCAAGTCACCATGTCCGAATTGAATGCCATTATCGGG cagcaacagcaacaagGTCTCCAGCAACTATTG CAACAGATCCATGCGCAGCAACTGCCCCATGGCGCGGTGGTCGGCGGTCTTCCGCCAGGCGGTCTGCTAGGCTTCGCAGGTGCGGCCGCGGCGGCCGCAGCCGCGGGTGTGCCGCCGCACTTGGCGCCGCCGCCGCATCCCGCGGCCGCGGCTGCGGTCCAGGCACAGGCGCAAGCGCTTCTGAAGCCCGCCGATCTGCAGCAACATCGCGCGGCCGCGGAGACACCTGAGGACCGTAAACCGATCGCACTGCCGGACGAGAGGCTCGGCCACCGTTCGGTCTCACCGCCTGAGAAATTTCGCAGCCGCACGCCCGACCTCGAGAGCGACCCCAAGAGACGAAAGGAGGAGAAGTTAGGACAT GAGAGCGATGCCGAGAAGAGCGACCAGGACTTGGTAGTCGACGTAGCGAACGAG GAGGCGTCGTCACCGCATGCAAATGGGGAACACTCGGATCCGCGCGAAAACGGCACCCTGGAGAAGCTGGGCGCGCCAGGCCACGTTGGCGGACCGGCATCCGGTGCAGGCTCGGCGTCCGTAAAGGATAGGCCGCCGTCGCGCAGCGGCAGTTCCTCCGCCCGTAGCACGCCGTCTCTGAAAAGTAAAGAT GTCGACAAGCCGGGTACACCTGTGGCGGCGGCGAGGGGCTCGCGCAGTTGTACGCCAACTATGGGCGGCATCCCTGGGCCCTTGGCATCGCGGGTCTATCATCCGCCATCGTCGCAGCAAACGCCACCGCAGGGTTATCAGGGCTTGCCATCCCGCGGCAATGAGCCGCCGCAGTCGCCCTCGCCATACAGCAACTTGCCATACGCGCGGCCCTCGATG CTCGGTTTCGACAGTCACATGAGAATATCAGCGAGTAACGGACTGAATAACATCGCGGGTGGCAAACC AGCATATTCCTACCATATGAACGGCGAGGGCCAACTGCAGCCCGTACCATTCCCCACGGACGCTCTAGTAGGACCGGGTATCCCGCGTCACGCGCGCCAGATTAATACCCTAACTCACGGCGAGGTGGTCTGCGCCGTAACGATCTCGAATCCGACCAAGTACGTCTACACCGGCGGCAAGGGTTGCGTCAAGGTTTGGGATATCGGCCAGAGCGTCGGCAGCGCGAGCGTGAAACCGGTTTCGCAGCTGGATTGTTTGCAGCGTGACAATTATATTAG ATCCGTGAAGCTGCTACCTGACGGAAGGACGCTGATAGTCGGCGGGGAGGCAAGTCAATTGAGCATCTGGGATCTAGCTAGTCCCACGCCTAGAATCAAGGCGGAATTGACTTCCTCGGCGCCTGCCTGCTACGCGCTGGCAATATCTCCGGACTCCAAGGTCTGCTTCAGCTGTTGTAGTGACGGAAACATTGCCGTGTGGGATCTGCAGAATCAAACGCTGGTCAGGCAGTTCCAAGGACATACGGATGGCGCGTCCTGCATCGACATCTCCGCCGATGGATCGAAACTGTGGACTGGTGGCCTCGACAACACCGTACGATCGTGGGATCTTCGTGAAGGCAGGCAGTTGCAACAGCACGATTTTACCTCGCAAATATTCTCGCTGGGCTACTGTCCCACCGGCGAATGGCTGGCCGTCGGCATGGAAAACTCAAACGTAGAGGTGCTTCACGCCACCAAGTCCGACAAGTATCAGCTGCATTTGCACGAATCCTGCGTGCTGTCCCTGCGTTTCGCCTCTTGCGGCAAGTGGTTTGTTTCCACCGGCAAGGACAATCTCCTAAACGCATGGCGCACGCCGTACGGTGCTTCAATATTTCAG TCTAAGGAGTCGTCGTCGGTGCTGAGTTGCGACATTTCTGCGGACGACAAGTACATCGTGACCGGATCCGGCGATAAGAAGGCCACTGTATACGAAGTGATTTACTAA